The following proteins come from a genomic window of Montipora foliosa isolate CH-2021 chromosome 2, ASM3666993v2, whole genome shotgun sequence:
- the LOC137992025 gene encoding leucine-rich repeat-containing protein 28-like isoform X1, translated as MCSSVYDEILEARSQGHTNLYLNYRQLSELPKELLELSKIQRLYLKRNVLKKLPADIGRLSSLVELYLHSNNLNKLPDGIGNLRFLEKLDVCNNLLKKLPPAIGNLQSLVSLHVANNELVFLPKEMENLTNLRDLNVMNNMLEWLPWQLCHCKSLKILSFDGNYIEKIPHQLIQHQGLVEISASRNKLRSIPQDVDKLLSLESFILDHNTELHVLPATILRMEHLTVLGLSISPSALLHRQEKDSRELQEVLSLTYTLDKTTNSIPPLIELCFRAIYPLVKSLSDQSLSILHLPSHMAKLLTTPTGHCFVCDSPYFTAAFHLKESADTALRIVQPNSTNLLRVRDTRWLFYFCCCSKICLDQVCSRRDSPD; from the exons ATGTGCTCTTCCGTGTATGATGAGATCTTGGAAGCTCGATCTCAGGGTCACACAAACCTTTACTTAAATTATCGACAACTGAGTGAGTTACCAAAAGAACTTTTGGAGTTGTCAAAGATACAGAGGCTGTATTTGAAGCGTAATGTCCTAAAGAAATTG CCAGCAGATATTGGGAGACTTTCAAGTCTAGTTGAGCT GTACTTACACTCCAATAACCTCAACAAGTTACCAGACG GTATCGGAAATCTTCGTTTTCTTGAAAAGCTTGATGTTTGCAACAACCTTCTAAAGAAACTACCTCCTGCCATTGGTAATCTGCAATCACTTGTTTCATTGCATGTGGCCAACAATGAGTTGGTATTTTTGCCCAAAG AAATGGAAAATCTGACCAATCTGAGGGATCTTAATGTCATGAATAACATGCTTGAATGGTTACCTTGGCAACTTTGTCACTGCAAATCTCTTAAGATTCTCTCGTTTGATGGTAATTACATTGAGAAGATTCCTCATCAGTTAATACAGCATCAAGGACTGGTTGAAATTTCCGCAAGTAGAAATAAACTAAGATCCATACCTCAAG ATGTGGATAAACTCTTGTCTCTTGAATCATTCATACTTGATCACAACACTGAACTTCATGTTTTGCCAGCAACGATTCTAAGAATGGAGCATTTGACAGTTCTTGGTTTAAGCATCAG CCCCAGTGCATTGCTTCACAGGCAAGAAAAAGATTCACGTG AATTACAGGAAGTTCTAAGTTTGACATATACTCTTGACAAAACAACCAATAGCATTCCCCCTCTGATAGAATTGTGCTTCAGAGCAATCTACCCTCTAG TCAAGTCACTCTCTGACCAGAGCCTGTCGATTCTTCATCTTCCCAGTCACATGGCCAAGCTCCTCACCACACCCACTGGGCACTGTTTTGTATGCGACAGTCCTTACTTCACAGCGGCGTTCCATCTGAAAGAAAGCGCTGACACAGCATTGCGAATCGTCCAACCAAATTCGACCAACCTACTGAGAGTGCGCGATACACGatggttgttttatttttgttgttgctcCAAGATCTGCTTAGATCAAGTGTGTAGCAGGCGCGATTCGCCTGACTAA
- the LOC137992025 gene encoding leucine-rich repeat-containing protein 28-like isoform X2 — MCSSVYDEILEARSQGHTNLYLNYRQLSELPKELLELSKIQRLYLKRNVLKKLPADIGRLSSLVELYLHSNNLNKLPDGIGNLRFLEKLDVCNNLLKKLPPAIEMENLTNLRDLNVMNNMLEWLPWQLCHCKSLKILSFDGNYIEKIPHQLIQHQGLVEISASRNKLRSIPQDVDKLLSLESFILDHNTELHVLPATILRMEHLTVLGLSISPSALLHRQEKDSRELQEVLSLTYTLDKTTNSIPPLIELCFRAIYPLVKSLSDQSLSILHLPSHMAKLLTTPTGHCFVCDSPYFTAAFHLKESADTALRIVQPNSTNLLRVRDTRWLFYFCCCSKICLDQVCSRRDSPD; from the exons ATGTGCTCTTCCGTGTATGATGAGATCTTGGAAGCTCGATCTCAGGGTCACACAAACCTTTACTTAAATTATCGACAACTGAGTGAGTTACCAAAAGAACTTTTGGAGTTGTCAAAGATACAGAGGCTGTATTTGAAGCGTAATGTCCTAAAGAAATTG CCAGCAGATATTGGGAGACTTTCAAGTCTAGTTGAGCT GTACTTACACTCCAATAACCTCAACAAGTTACCAGACG GTATCGGAAATCTTCGTTTTCTTGAAAAGCTTGATGTTTGCAACAACCTTCTAAAGAAACTACCTCCTGCCATTG AAATGGAAAATCTGACCAATCTGAGGGATCTTAATGTCATGAATAACATGCTTGAATGGTTACCTTGGCAACTTTGTCACTGCAAATCTCTTAAGATTCTCTCGTTTGATGGTAATTACATTGAGAAGATTCCTCATCAGTTAATACAGCATCAAGGACTGGTTGAAATTTCCGCAAGTAGAAATAAACTAAGATCCATACCTCAAG ATGTGGATAAACTCTTGTCTCTTGAATCATTCATACTTGATCACAACACTGAACTTCATGTTTTGCCAGCAACGATTCTAAGAATGGAGCATTTGACAGTTCTTGGTTTAAGCATCAG CCCCAGTGCATTGCTTCACAGGCAAGAAAAAGATTCACGTG AATTACAGGAAGTTCTAAGTTTGACATATACTCTTGACAAAACAACCAATAGCATTCCCCCTCTGATAGAATTGTGCTTCAGAGCAATCTACCCTCTAG TCAAGTCACTCTCTGACCAGAGCCTGTCGATTCTTCATCTTCCCAGTCACATGGCCAAGCTCCTCACCACACCCACTGGGCACTGTTTTGTATGCGACAGTCCTTACTTCACAGCGGCGTTCCATCTGAAAGAAAGCGCTGACACAGCATTGCGAATCGTCCAACCAAATTCGACCAACCTACTGAGAGTGCGCGATACACGatggttgttttatttttgttgttgctcCAAGATCTGCTTAGATCAAGTGTGTAGCAGGCGCGATTCGCCTGACTAA
- the LOC137992025 gene encoding leucine-rich repeat-containing protein 28-like isoform X3 — MCSSVYDEILEARSQGHTNLYLNYRQLSELPKELLELSKIQRLYLKRNVLKKLPADIGRLSSLVELYLHSNNLNKLPDGIGNLRFLEKLDVCNNLLKKLPPAIGNLQSLVSLHVANNELVFLPKEMENLTNLRDLNVMNNMLEWLPWQLCHCKSLKILSFDGNYIEKIPHQLIQHQGLVEISASRNKLRSIPQDVDKLLSLESFILDHNTELHVLPATILRMEHLTVLGLSISPSALLHRQEKDSRVKSLSDQSLSILHLPSHMAKLLTTPTGHCFVCDSPYFTAAFHLKESADTALRIVQPNSTNLLRVRDTRWLFYFCCCSKICLDQVCSRRDSPD; from the exons ATGTGCTCTTCCGTGTATGATGAGATCTTGGAAGCTCGATCTCAGGGTCACACAAACCTTTACTTAAATTATCGACAACTGAGTGAGTTACCAAAAGAACTTTTGGAGTTGTCAAAGATACAGAGGCTGTATTTGAAGCGTAATGTCCTAAAGAAATTG CCAGCAGATATTGGGAGACTTTCAAGTCTAGTTGAGCT GTACTTACACTCCAATAACCTCAACAAGTTACCAGACG GTATCGGAAATCTTCGTTTTCTTGAAAAGCTTGATGTTTGCAACAACCTTCTAAAGAAACTACCTCCTGCCATTGGTAATCTGCAATCACTTGTTTCATTGCATGTGGCCAACAATGAGTTGGTATTTTTGCCCAAAG AAATGGAAAATCTGACCAATCTGAGGGATCTTAATGTCATGAATAACATGCTTGAATGGTTACCTTGGCAACTTTGTCACTGCAAATCTCTTAAGATTCTCTCGTTTGATGGTAATTACATTGAGAAGATTCCTCATCAGTTAATACAGCATCAAGGACTGGTTGAAATTTCCGCAAGTAGAAATAAACTAAGATCCATACCTCAAG ATGTGGATAAACTCTTGTCTCTTGAATCATTCATACTTGATCACAACACTGAACTTCATGTTTTGCCAGCAACGATTCTAAGAATGGAGCATTTGACAGTTCTTGGTTTAAGCATCAG CCCCAGTGCATTGCTTCACAGGCAAGAAAAAGATTCACGTG TCAAGTCACTCTCTGACCAGAGCCTGTCGATTCTTCATCTTCCCAGTCACATGGCCAAGCTCCTCACCACACCCACTGGGCACTGTTTTGTATGCGACAGTCCTTACTTCACAGCGGCGTTCCATCTGAAAGAAAGCGCTGACACAGCATTGCGAATCGTCCAACCAAATTCGACCAACCTACTGAGAGTGCGCGATACACGatggttgttttatttttgttgttgctcCAAGATCTGCTTAGATCAAGTGTGTAGCAGGCGCGATTCGCCTGACTAA